Genomic DNA from Lutibacter sp. A80:
GCTAACTCTTCAGCGTCTCTTTCACACAAAACAGCAAATTTATTTAATATCCCAGAGCGTTCTTTAATACTAATATTCTTCCAAGATTGAAATGCATCACCTGCTACTTCAATAGCTTCAACTGCTTCATTTGCTGTTGGTTTTGACACTTTAGTTAAAATAGATTGATCTGCAGAATTTTCAATTTTAGAAGTACTTAGTTCCCATTTATAAAATATGGAATTGGTTGCTGACTAAAAAATTTTTGGATTTTTTGCGTATACGGTAACATACTATTATAGGTTTAATTAATAATTTTATTTTAATCACTAATTAAAACTGGTCACAAAAACATAAATACATTAATTTCAATTAATTACCTTCAAAATTACGAATCAATTAAATAATATGTAAAACACAATTTCAACCATAAAGTGTATTATTTTTCCTTATTAACCAAGCTATTTATATAATAAGGTGTAAACATGAACACAAAATAAATTGCTTTATTTAAAAAACATGGCTCTATACTGAGCTGGTGTTAACTTTGTAAATAGTTTAAACTGTCTATGGAAAAATGATAAATTAGAATACCCAGTTTCAAAAGCAATTTGTTCAATAGAAATTTCTGATTCTTTAAGTAATTCACAAGCTTTACTTACACGATATTCATTTAAATAAGATGTAAATGTTTTTTTAAATGTTTTTTTAAAAAATTTTGAAAACGAAACTGGTGTCATAAATACTAAATCTCCTAATTGAGAAGATTCAATTTTTGATTGATAATTATTCCCTACAAAATCAATTATTTTTTTTATTCTATCAGAAACAACAGTATTAACATCAAAACGAGCTCCTAAACTTAATATTTGGCTTTGTTCTAAAGAAAGATCGTGAAGTATTTTTATAGTTTCTATTAATCTATGTATTGGTAACATTTTTTTCATTAGAACCATTCTTTCTCCTATAGAAACAGATATTCTTTTATTAAATACTAAACCATAATTACTTTGATTAAGCATTTTTTTAATTAAAGAAAATTCATCTTTTTCTATCCAACCATTACCTAAAAAATCATTTGTAAATTGAATTACTGTAGACTTGGCAAGTTGCTGTGTTGTTTTATTTGTTTTCCAACAATGTGGTAAATTTGGACCTAATAAAACTAACTCACCAGGTTGATATGTCTGTATAGAGTTTCCAACGCTTCTAACACCTGTACTTTCAATTATATAGGTTAATTCCCATTCAGGATGATAGTGCCAAGGAGTTTCAAACTCTAATTTTTCAAATACTCTATAATGGAATGAATTATTTAAAGAACTGGAAATTGGTTCAAAAACAGCCTTCATTATGTATATATTTTCATATTAATAAGTTAATTAAAACAAATATATGGAAAAACAGTACACTTTATGGCCAATTGTGTATTTAATAAACTTTAACTTACTGCTTTACTTTTACATTATAATATTAAAGTAATAAAAATGCAATTTGATGTAATAGTATCAGGAATGATGGTTGTAGATATTTTATCTAAGGTTCCTGAAAGAATAAAGTCAGGTACAAAACACGAAGTTTCAAAGATAATTATCCAAGGCGGTGCTCCTGCTGGTAATGCCGCTTGTGTTCTTGCTAAAAATAATTTAAAAACTGCCTTTTTAGGGTACAAAGCTTCAAATACGCTAAGCTTAATTGCCAATGAAGAGTTAAAAAAATGTGGTGTTGACACCTCTTTACTAATTGATAATGAAGATTTTCAACCTGCAATTGCAGTAGTTGAGGTAAATTCTAAAAATGGAGATCGTACTGTATTTTATTCAACAACTAATTACAAACCGCTTCAACCAAAAGATATTAATGAAGATTGGATAAAAAACAGTAAATTATTATTGGTTGATGGTTATGATGTTATTGGAAATTTAGAACTTTTAAAAATAGCAAACAAATACAATATTCCTTCAGTTTTGGATATTGAAGCTGGTGACCTTACTATATTAAAAGAAATGATTTCATTAGGAAGTCATATAATTTTACCTCTAGAAGGTGCTCAAATGATTGCTGAATTAGATACTCCTAAAGCATGCTTAAAAAAATTAAATTCTCTTACCAAAGGACAATTAGTTATTACTGATGGAGCAAATGGCAGTTGGGCATTAGAAAATGAAAAAATAATTCATCAGCCTGCTTTTTCTGTAAAAGTTGTTGACACTACAGGTTGTGGAGATGCTTTTCATGGCGCTTATGCCGCTGCCTTATTAAAAGGTAAGAACTTAACAGAACGTATGGAATATGCCTCTACATACGCATCTATAATTGCAACTCATTTTGGAGGCAGAAGTTACTTCCCAAATAACAATGAAATTCAACAAATAATATTAAAAAAATAAAATTATGGAAACAGAAACTTTAAAACAATCAGTAATAAATTTAAATTTAGATATTTTGAAACGAAAAGGTATAGTTGCAGAAGAAATGGAGAAACTTATCTGCAAGGCTCCAATAAAACAAAATATTAAAATTGGCCTAATTGGAATTGGTTTTGAATTGCATTTTGATTGGGCAAAAGCAAAAAAATCTTATACTGAAGCAATTGAGCAAACTAAAAGTGTTTTTAACTCTCAAAATCAATTATTAGCATTAGATGAACCACTTCAAACAAAAAAAGAACTATTAAAAGTATTAAACAAATTTAATACGGAAGGTATGAGTGGTTTAATTATTTATCAGGCCTCATATATTTCTGGAGACCTGGCTTTAGCTTTAGGTAATTGGCTAAGTGAGAATAAAATACCTTTATTAAGTTGGTCTCACGATGAAGTAACCGGTGGACGATTAACAGCCAACAGGTTGTGTGGACAAAACTTCTTATTGAACATACTAAATTCTTTAGAAATTAAATACTCTTGGGTTTTAAACGCTCCAAAAACCAAACAATTAGATACCGTTTTAGACAAGTTTATCCGTGTTGTTAGTGCAAAAAAAAGAATGCAACATTCAAATATGCTTATGATTGGTGGTATGCGTGTTCCTGGTTTTTACGATTGTGAGTTAAATGAAATCTCAATTTCTAAACATTTTGGCTTAGGTGTTGAACGAGTGGATATTGAAACTATTTGGAAACATGGTGAGAAATTTAAAAAAGAAGATATTAATAATATTGTACAAAAATTAATTAACTCTAAAAAGTGTAAATTTCATAAAGTAAGTGACCGAGAATTGTATTTATCAATTCGTTTTAGTTTAGCAATTGCAGATTATGCTCGACAAGGAGAATATTTAGGTGTAGCCTTAAAAAACTGGCCAGAATTATTTGACAATTACCAAATTGCAGGTGATGGTGCTGGTGCTTTGGTGCAAGATTTAGGAATTCCAGTCGCAGATGAATCTGATATGGGAGGTTTACTTACAATGATCACTATGAATGAGGTTAGTAATGGAAATGCTCTACCAACCCTTACTGATTTATCTATTTTAAATACAGATGAAAATAAACTAGGAATGTGGCATTGCGGAGGTTCGGCAACAAAATTATTACGCAAAGGAACTAGTTTTGAAATAAGAAATCATAGTATTTTAGATAATTATGATGAAGATCAATCTTACGGAATGCTATTAGAATTTCTTTTAGAAAAAGGAGCAATTACAATTGCAAAATATCAATATCCACACGCATCAAGTATGCTTTCTTTTGAAGGAGAAATAGTTGATTCTCCAATGCGTTTTAGAGGAGCATATGGAGAAGTTTCTCCAAAAAATGTAAAAGCATCCGCAGTAGTTGGAACTATTTTAAGTAAAGGTTTAGACCACCATTGGATTATTGGTCGTGGACATATTCAAGAGGATTTACAAGAATTTAATCATTGGTCTGATATTGAAAATTTAGACTTTATAAAAGCAACAACAACAGGAAGAAGTATTCAAAAAAAATTAAACTACTAACATAAAATATTAAAAAAATGAAAAATCCAGATTTAATCCAACTATTAAACAGTTACAGAGCACAGCAAAAATGTATTATTGGATTTAATGTAAATGACATATATGACTTAAAAGCTGTTGCATTAGCAGCAGAAGAGGCTAGTTGCCCTGTTATGGCAATGACCTACCCTCCAGTTGTTGATTTAAATTCAAGTCTATTATGTAGAAAAATGGTAGACGGAATTCAACCTTACACAAAACAACCAATTTATTTGCATTTAGACCATAGTATTTCTGTAGATATGTGTAAAAAAGCCATTGATGATGGTTATGACTCTGTAATGATTGATGGGTCACAAAAAAGCTTAAAAGAGAACATTGCAATGACAAAAGAAGTAGTGCGTTATGCAGAGTCTGCAGGTGTTTTGGTTGAAGCTGAAATAGGTAAAATTATGGGACGTGATGTTGTTGTAAAATCTGATGCTGACTTTTTAGCAAGTGTATCAGATGTTAAAGCAATTGTTGAAGAAGCAAACCCACATATTATGGCTGTTGGAATTGGAACTTCACACGGATTTACTCCAATCACACCTCAAATACACTTTGATAGATTAACTGAAATTGCTAAAGCTGTAAAAGTTCCTTTAGTTTTACACGGCGGTACAGGTATTCCTGATGAAGATATACAGAAATCAATCACCATGGGAGTAGCTAAATTAAATGTTGGCACAATTGTTCATACTACTTATATGAAAGAATTATATAAGGAAATTGGCAAGAATTTGGATGGTGCTTATCCTCCATACTTAATGAAAGAGGTAATTCCAAAAATTCAAGCAGTTGTTTTAGATAGATTAAAAGCAGTTAATTTTAATAACTAAAATCTCAAAAAATAATTATATTTAATATCCTAAATTAAAAAACTCAAAATTGAAATCAATCTTGAGTTTTTTATAATTATAAAGTTTATAAGAAATCATCAAATTTGGATTATTTTCTTACTTCTTTAATTAGTGCTAATGCTTCTTCAACTTTAGCTTTTAATCCTTCGTAATCTTCTTTTACTATAATTTCTTTTGAAATTAATTGAGAACCCATTCCAACACAGGTTACCCCTGCATTAAACCAACCTGTTAAATTCTCTCTAGTTGGAGAAACTCCTCCTGTAGGCATAATGCTTGTCCAAGGTTGAGGCCCTTTAATTCCTTTTACAAATTGAGGTCCGTAGATATCTCCTGGAAATAGTTTTACAATTTCACAACCTAACTCTTCAGCTTTTGCAATTTCTGTTAATGTTCCACAGCCTGGCGACCATAAAACTTTACGACGATTACAAGCAATTGCAATATCTTCACGTAATACTGGAGTAACTATAAAATTCGCTCCCAAAGCCATATATAATGATGCTGCTGCTCCATCGGTTACTGATCCTACACCCATTATCATTCCCGGTAATTCTGCTATTGCATATTTGGTTAATTCTCCAAAAACTTCGTGTGCAAAATCTCCACGAGCTGTAAATTCCATTAAACGTGCTCCACCATCATAACAAGCCTTTAATACTTTTTTACTTAATTCTATATCACTATTAAAAAACAAAGGAATCATCCCTGTTTCTTTCATTGCTATTGTTACTTCTATTCTTGTAAATTGTGCCATTGTTTATTTTTTATGGATTTTTATTTAATCAATAAGTTAAGGAAAGCTGATTTGATGGATGTAAACCAACTTTCCTATTACCAAACATAAATATTACTATATAGTATTATCTTGCGACTCTACCTGAAGCATCTCCACTCATTAATTTTTTAACCTCATCTATTGTAGATAAGTTTGCATCTCCTTTTATTGTGTGTTTTAAACATGATGCGGCAACCGCAAAGTCTAAGGCTTTTTGATCATCTCCTTCATATTCTAACAAACCATAAATTAAACCTCCCATAAATGAATCTCCTCCACCAACTCTATCTACAATATCTGTAATTTGGTATTGAGGTGATTCAAATAATGTTTTACCATCATATAAAACTCCTGCCCAGGTATTGTGTGATGCAGAAATGGATCCGCGTAATGTTGTAATTACTTTTTTAGCTCTTGGGAATTTTTTTAACATTTGATCACAAACTGATAAAAATGCTTCTCCTTTAACGTGTTCTCCTTGAGTTGTAATATCTAATCCTTCTGGTTTAATGTTAAAGTGCTTTTCTGCATCTTCTTCATTTCCTAAAATAATATCACAATAGGAAGTTAATTCGGTCATTATTGCCTCTCTATCTCCTCCATATTTCCATAATTTCTGACGGTAATTTAAATCCGTAGAAATTGTTAATCCTAATTTACTAGCTACTTTTACAGCTTCTAAACACGCATCTGCTGCTCCTTGAGATATAGCTGGTGTAATACCTGTCCAGTGAAACCAACCAGCACCTTCAAATACAGCTTCCCAATCTACCATTCCTGGTTCTATTTCTGCAACTGCTGAATGTTGTCGATCATAAACTACTTTACTTCCTCTATTTACGGCACCGGTTTCTAAGAAATAAATTCCTAATCGATCGCCTCCCCAAATAATATTATCGCAGTTTACGCCTCTTTTTCGCATTTCCATCATAGCACATTCTCCAATATCATTTTTTGGTAAACGCGTTATAAAATCTACTGGAACACCATAATTAGCTAAGGATACTGCTACATTAGACTCTCCTCCTCCATAAATCACATCAAATGCATTGGCTTGCGAAAATCTTAAAAATCCGTGTGGAGCTAATCTTAACATGATTTCTCCAAATGTTACTACTTTTTTCATTATATTTTTTTTATCAATCTTAAAAAAACAATTTTACTTAAGCATTTATTATATTATTTTTCAACTAGTTAAATAAACACAACTTAACACTTCATTTTTATTCACCTTTAGCTTTATGATTAATAACATTCCAAGTTTTAAAACCCCGTATATACTGATAATCATATGATTTATATTCGTGTGTTAATCCCCATCTTAATATTTCAGTAGGGTTTTTATCGTTATCAACAGTTCTATTTAAACCAATTGCGTGTGGAGCCCCTTTTACAACTCCCATAATTTCAAAATTAATTCCATCAGGTGACCATTGAACAGTATTTTTCTCAGGGCCATCAGTTGTAATTAAAGAAGCAATACCACCATTGTAAGGCCAAACACAAATTTCATGTCCACTATTACTAATTGGATTGTATTCCGATTTTATATAAGGCCCTTTTGGATTATCTGCTATGGCAACACCATGTCTAATTTGGCGACCTCCAAAGGTGATTTGCTCTCCCATTTGTTCGCCTTTATAATACAAGTAAAACTTTCCTTTGTAAGGTAAAATACAAGGGTCATGTACTTTATGACTATCGAAATCTCCTTTTTTCTCTACTGCAAACCTATCCTGTTTATCTCCTTTCCAAATACCATTATTTGCCGGGCTTAAAATAGGTTCTTCACTTTTAGTCCAAGGTCCATTTATTGAATTAGACCAAGCTAATCCAACTTGATTTTTCACTCTAACATTGTAAGGCCCTCCAACTGTTTGATAACATAAATAATAAACACCTTCCCATTCCATTATTTCAACGGTAAATACAGAACGATCATCATAAGAACCTTTTTCACCTCGAGCCACAGCAATTCCTTCTTCCTTCCAGGTAATACCATCTTCAGAAGTTGCATACCAAATGTCACATCTATCCCAAGGAAAGACTTTACTAGTTTCAATATCACCTGCAAAACCATCTGTTGGCCCTACAGATTTACTATACCATACATAATATTTTCCATCATGTTTTATCATAGCGCTTGGATCTCTTCTTACAACACCCTCTTCATAAGCTAAATCACCTTTTAAATCTTCTACTTTATATTCAAAAAACCATTCATTTCCTAAATCCATTGGCCATTTTAGAGCTCTTTTAGAAGCTGCACTTAATTTATCTTTGTGTGTTATTCCTAAAAAATCTAGTTGCTCATCTGTTACTATATTTTTTTCTTTCATTAAATTTTCCGTTTTAGTATTGCAATTACAAGAAATAATTAAACTAATCCCTAAAACTGCAATAAATAAATGTATTTTACTTTTCATATTTGTTAATTTAAAAACCTCGTGTTTTAATAGTATCTGTTTTGCTTTCATATTCTTCTGTATTTTCTCTTGTAAATTGATTAAAAAATCTTAAATAGTTACCATAAGAATACACGCTATTTCTATCTCTAATTTCTTCACCCATCTCTTTAAATTTCGCAGCATTCTTTTTTTGGTTTCCTATTAAAAACATATAATTATTTGATGATAAAACTTCACCACTTTTATCGGTAAGTTCCATTGTTACATAAAAATTATTTTCCACTTTTTTTAAAACATTCGCTTCAACTTCAAAAAATTGTTTTGAACTATTTTCTTGAATTTTATCTACTTTAAATGATCCTTTTTTTAAAACTTTTTTATTATCATCTAAAATTGAATATTCAACCTTACAATTTTTATATTGTTTGTAGAAATCATTTACAATCCAAAATTCGCCTTTAAATGTTTCAGAGTTTAGCCATCTACGTTTTTTAAAATTTAAATTAATTAATACTGGCTGATATGCAGTCTTAACAAAATTAAAAGAACGTTTTGGTTTTAAATAATTATCAATTAAGCCCCATTTCATATCTGGCCAATAAGTTATAAAATGGCATAATGCAACTCCACTTGTTCTTGGTTTATTTCTTCTAAAATGTTCTATTGACAATTGAAAGATTATTCCTTGAGCATCTTGGGTAGCATTAACAAATTCTTGTAAAGAGCCTTTCTTTTCATCTCCAAAAGTATCAAAATTTTGAATCCTTAACCGATCCAAATCTGCCCAATGATACCCCCAACTTAGTCCTGGTGGCCACATTTCGTTTTCTGGAATAAACTTTTTTAAACTTTCTACATTAGGAACCGAAGTAATTGCTAATTCTGGAACTATTGGAAAATCTAATGTTTTAATCCATTCTTCCATAGGCCATTTCCCCATTTGATAAAAATAATCCAACGCATGGACAGCTTCTTTTGGTTTGTAACCAGCTTCTTGAGAAACATCACAAGTCAAAGGAGAATCTGGAACATAAGGTAATTCTACCATTCCTTGATATCTATCACCTAAAGTTTCTAGAAAATTTCTTGCGTACATAGGGTCACTTGCTCTTAATAACATTTCTTCTCCTCCTTCCATCATTATTAATGAAGGATTATTTCTTCTATTTTTAATTACATTTTCACCTTCTTGATAGATACGTTCTAGTAATTCAGGATCATTAGGTATATTTCCTGTTCCTAAAGGAATAATATCTTGCCAAACTGTAATTCCAGCTTCATTACAAAGCTTGTAGAATAATGGAATTTCAGGTGGATGCCATCCAAAAATACGAATGTTATTCATATTTGCTTCTTTAGCTAAGGTAATTAACTTTTTATACTTTTCTTCAGAAGTTCTTCCAACAAAAATATCAGGTGGTCCTCCCCAACAAGCAGAACGTATAAAAATTTTCTTACCATTAATCATTGTTGTTCTAGGAAAAGAAACTTCATCTTTGGTATAACCTGGGTTCCAATCCATTTCAACCTTACGTAAACCATACGTAATCTCTTTAAAATCTTGATTTATATTACCTTCATCTAAAGAAACTTTGGCCTCATATAAATTAGGTTTCCCTAAATCCCAAGGCCACCAAAGTTGTGGATTATCAACTTCAATTTCTTTTTTTATTATTTGTGTCCCTGGTTGTAAAATTTTTTTAAATCTTACAATTTGTTCTTCACTTTCAAAGTTTTGACCTTTAAAAGAAATTGTAAAATTCTTTTCTTTTGCTACTTTTTCAGTATTCTCTACTTCAACTTCAAATACAACTGAAGCTTTCTTTTCATTTTCAACATTTGGTTTAGCATAAACATCTAAAATTCTAGACTTCCCAGTAAAAATTAAATCTATAGATCCCGTAATTCCAAACGGAATTAAATCTCTCCAATAATCACCAAACCAAGGAGTTTTTAGACCTGCTACATTTGCATTAACTTGTGGTGGTGGTGCTAAACGAATAACCAACATGTTAGTAGCTTTTAACCAATGTTCATTCGATAAAATTACTTCACTAACATCAAATGAGAAGGAAGAAAACGAACCTTTATGACTACCAATATAATGGCCATTAAGCCAAATATCACATTCGTGATCTATAGATTGAAAATCTAAACGAGCTACTTTATCTGTTAAGTCTTGATTTACCCTAAACTGAGTAGCATACCACCATTCGTATTGCATTACCCATTGAGATTTCACACTGTTTCTTCCATAATAAGGATCTTCAATAACTCCTGCTTTCCATAAATCTGTATAAACATCTCCAGGGACTCTAGCAGGATTCCATACTAAAGTTTCAATATCGCCAGGCGGTAATTTATGAAGTCCTTCTTTAATTCCTTGACCAGGAAGCATCATCTTCATTTTCCACCTATAACTATCTAAATTAGTTATCAATTGACTATTTTTATTATGGTTACTTATAGTGCTCGGTTGCGAATAAGCAACTAATGCAGTTATAAAAAACACTATACTTAAAATAATATTTCTCATTCTTACTATATTTTACATTCCGTTTCCTAAGGCAATTACAACCACTCCAATAATCATAGAAGCTAACCCCAAATACAATGAAGTCTTTGCTTTTGTTGGAGAGCCTACCCATTCTTTTGTTACAATTCCTGCTACAACAGCTACAACAACAGATAAGGTATTATAAATTGCATAACCTATTGTTCCTCCATCTTCTCCCAAAACAAACGATGAATATGCAAAAATAATAGATGCTGTAAAGTTTAATACAGCCATTAAACCTGTCATAGAAATATTTTTCCCAGCTTCAGGCACTTTAAATCCACCCCATAATTTCTTTTTAGATAACATTATAATAAAAAATGGGACCACAAATACACCACCCGAAACATATACAATAAACATATTTGCTACTGCTCCCAACCATTCTGAATTTCCTTGTGCAACAACGGCATCTCCAACAATATTTTTAGCAGCTTGCCCATCAATACCAATTTCTAGAGCAACGTTAAATCCTGTACATAAAATACCTCCAACAACTGCGATAATAATACCCATTAACATCGAAGTTCCTTTTAAACTCTCTTTTTCACCCTCAGCAGCAGCTCGTAAAATACCAGCACGACCATTAAAAACAATACCGGCAGTTATAATTACTATTCCAACTAAAATGGTACTAATTTTTCCAGAATCAATGGCTCCTTCACCTGAAGGTAAACCAGATAATATCCAAGGTAATAATGAACCAACAACAATAATAGTTCCTATAAAAATTGAGAAACCTAATGACATACCAATATAGTTAATAGCTTTTCCCCATAACATCATACCAATACCCCATAAAAATCCTGGTATTAACATTTTTAATAATACAGGTGAACCTATATCAGATAAAACTTCACTAAAACCATCAATCATAAAAAATGCAACAATGCTAGGTATTATCCATAACATAAAAAGGTAACAAAGCCCCCAAGCGTTTTCAAAAGAATAGTTTTTAATATACTTCTCAGGCATTGCCCAAAAGCCTAACATGGCTCCGGCTGAAATTGCCAATAAAATTCCAATCATAATTATATATTTAGGTTATTAATTTGGTTTATTAATTATTACCACTCAAATTTAAAAATGGTAGAACTTTTAAATTCTTCACCAGCTTTGGTTATCGATTTTGGTGAATTCGGGATGTTTGGTCCATTTTGATATCGATGCGTTTCACAGCAAAAACCTCTATATTTTCCATATTGTTCTCCGTTTTCTCTTTTTAGATTATCTGAAGTGTATTTTCCTGTATATAACAACATGC
This window encodes:
- a CDS encoding AraC family transcriptional regulator — its product is MKAVFEPISSSLNNSFHYRVFEKLEFETPWHYHPEWELTYIIESTGVRSVGNSIQTYQPGELVLLGPNLPHCWKTNKTTQQLAKSTVIQFTNDFLGNGWIEKDEFSLIKKMLNQSNYGLVFNKRISVSIGERMVLMKKMLPIHRLIETIKILHDLSLEQSQILSLGARFDVNTVVSDRIKKIIDFVGNNYQSKIESSQLGDLVFMTPVSFSKFFKKTFKKTFTSYLNEYRVSKACELLKESEISIEQIAFETGYSNLSFFHRQFKLFTKLTPAQYRAMFFK
- a CDS encoding carbohydrate kinase family protein, giving the protein MQFDVIVSGMMVVDILSKVPERIKSGTKHEVSKIIIQGGAPAGNAACVLAKNNLKTAFLGYKASNTLSLIANEELKKCGVDTSLLIDNEDFQPAIAVVEVNSKNGDRTVFYSTTNYKPLQPKDINEDWIKNSKLLLVDGYDVIGNLELLKIANKYNIPSVLDIEAGDLTILKEMISLGSHIILPLEGAQMIAELDTPKACLKKLNSLTKGQLVITDGANGSWALENEKIIHQPAFSVKVVDTTGCGDAFHGAYAAALLKGKNLTERMEYASTYASIIATHFGGRSYFPNNNEIQQIILKK
- a CDS encoding L-fucose/L-arabinose isomerase family protein; this encodes METETLKQSVINLNLDILKRKGIVAEEMEKLICKAPIKQNIKIGLIGIGFELHFDWAKAKKSYTEAIEQTKSVFNSQNQLLALDEPLQTKKELLKVLNKFNTEGMSGLIIYQASYISGDLALALGNWLSENKIPLLSWSHDEVTGGRLTANRLCGQNFLLNILNSLEIKYSWVLNAPKTKQLDTVLDKFIRVVSAKKRMQHSNMLMIGGMRVPGFYDCELNEISISKHFGLGVERVDIETIWKHGEKFKKEDINNIVQKLINSKKCKFHKVSDRELYLSIRFSLAIADYARQGEYLGVALKNWPELFDNYQIAGDGAGALVQDLGIPVADESDMGGLLTMITMNEVSNGNALPTLTDLSILNTDENKLGMWHCGGSATKLLRKGTSFEIRNHSILDNYDEDQSYGMLLEFLLEKGAITIAKYQYPHASSMLSFEGEIVDSPMRFRGAYGEVSPKNVKASAVVGTILSKGLDHHWIIGRGHIQEDLQEFNHWSDIENLDFIKATTTGRSIQKKLNY
- a CDS encoding class II fructose-bisphosphate aldolase encodes the protein MKNPDLIQLLNSYRAQQKCIIGFNVNDIYDLKAVALAAEEASCPVMAMTYPPVVDLNSSLLCRKMVDGIQPYTKQPIYLHLDHSISVDMCKKAIDDGYDSVMIDGSQKSLKENIAMTKEVVRYAESAGVLVEAEIGKIMGRDVVVKSDADFLASVSDVKAIVEEANPHIMAVGIGTSHGFTPITPQIHFDRLTEIAKAVKVPLVLHGGTGIPDEDIQKSITMGVAKLNVGTIVHTTYMKELYKEIGKNLDGAYPPYLMKEVIPKIQAVVLDRLKAVNFNN
- a CDS encoding bifunctional 4-hydroxy-2-oxoglutarate aldolase/2-dehydro-3-deoxy-phosphogluconate aldolase; amino-acid sequence: MAQFTRIEVTIAMKETGMIPLFFNSDIELSKKVLKACYDGGARLMEFTARGDFAHEVFGELTKYAIAELPGMIMGVGSVTDGAAASLYMALGANFIVTPVLREDIAIACNRRKVLWSPGCGTLTEIAKAEELGCEIVKLFPGDIYGPQFVKGIKGPQPWTSIMPTGGVSPTRENLTGWFNAGVTCVGMGSQLISKEIIVKEDYEGLKAKVEEALALIKEVRK
- a CDS encoding sugar kinase; protein product: MKKVVTFGEIMLRLAPHGFLRFSQANAFDVIYGGGESNVAVSLANYGVPVDFITRLPKNDIGECAMMEMRKRGVNCDNIIWGGDRLGIYFLETGAVNRGSKVVYDRQHSAVAEIEPGMVDWEAVFEGAGWFHWTGITPAISQGAADACLEAVKVASKLGLTISTDLNYRQKLWKYGGDREAIMTELTSYCDIILGNEEDAEKHFNIKPEGLDITTQGEHVKGEAFLSVCDQMLKKFPRAKKVITTLRGSISASHNTWAGVLYDGKTLFESPQYQITDIVDRVGGGDSFMGGLIYGLLEYEGDDQKALDFAVAASCLKHTIKGDANLSTIDEVKKLMSGDASGRVAR
- a CDS encoding glycoside hydrolase family 117 protein; this encodes MKSKIHLFIAVLGISLIISCNCNTKTENLMKEKNIVTDEQLDFLGITHKDKLSAASKRALKWPMDLGNEWFFEYKVEDLKGDLAYEEGVVRRDPSAMIKHDGKYYVWYSKSVGPTDGFAGDIETSKVFPWDRCDIWYATSEDGITWKEEGIAVARGEKGSYDDRSVFTVEIMEWEGVYYLCYQTVGGPYNVRVKNQVGLAWSNSINGPWTKSEEPILSPANNGIWKGDKQDRFAVEKKGDFDSHKVHDPCILPYKGKFYLYYKGEQMGEQITFGGRQIRHGVAIADNPKGPYIKSEYNPISNSGHEICVWPYNGGIASLITTDGPEKNTVQWSPDGINFEIMGVVKGAPHAIGLNRTVDNDKNPTEILRWGLTHEYKSYDYQYIRGFKTWNVINHKAKGE
- a CDS encoding glycoside hydrolase family 2 protein, with product MRNIILSIVFFITALVAYSQPSTISNHNKNSQLITNLDSYRWKMKMMLPGQGIKEGLHKLPPGDIETLVWNPARVPGDVYTDLWKAGVIEDPYYGRNSVKSQWVMQYEWWYATQFRVNQDLTDKVARLDFQSIDHECDIWLNGHYIGSHKGSFSSFSFDVSEVILSNEHWLKATNMLVIRLAPPPQVNANVAGLKTPWFGDYWRDLIPFGITGSIDLIFTGKSRILDVYAKPNVENEKKASVVFEVEVENTEKVAKEKNFTISFKGQNFESEEQIVRFKKILQPGTQIIKKEIEVDNPQLWWPWDLGKPNLYEAKVSLDEGNINQDFKEITYGLRKVEMDWNPGYTKDEVSFPRTTMINGKKIFIRSACWGGPPDIFVGRTSEEKYKKLITLAKEANMNNIRIFGWHPPEIPLFYKLCNEAGITVWQDIIPLGTGNIPNDPELLERIYQEGENVIKNRRNNPSLIMMEGGEEMLLRASDPMYARNFLETLGDRYQGMVELPYVPDSPLTCDVSQEAGYKPKEAVHALDYFYQMGKWPMEEWIKTLDFPIVPELAITSVPNVESLKKFIPENEMWPPGLSWGYHWADLDRLRIQNFDTFGDEKKGSLQEFVNATQDAQGIIFQLSIEHFRRNKPRTSGVALCHFITYWPDMKWGLIDNYLKPKRSFNFVKTAYQPVLINLNFKKRRWLNSETFKGEFWIVNDFYKQYKNCKVEYSILDDNKKVLKKGSFKVDKIQENSSKQFFEVEANVLKKVENNFYVTMELTDKSGEVLSSNNYMFLIGNQKKNAAKFKEMGEEIRDRNSVYSYGNYLRFFNQFTRENTEEYESKTDTIKTRGF
- a CDS encoding L-rhamnose/proton symporter RhaT; the protein is MIGILLAISAGAMLGFWAMPEKYIKNYSFENAWGLCYLFMLWIIPSIVAFFMIDGFSEVLSDIGSPVLLKMLIPGFLWGIGMMLWGKAINYIGMSLGFSIFIGTIIVVGSLLPWILSGLPSGEGAIDSGKISTILVGIVIITAGIVFNGRAGILRAAAEGEKESLKGTSMLMGIIIAVVGGILCTGFNVALEIGIDGQAAKNIVGDAVVAQGNSEWLGAVANMFIVYVSGGVFVVPFFIIMLSKKKLWGGFKVPEAGKNISMTGLMAVLNFTASIIFAYSSFVLGEDGGTIGYAIYNTLSVVVAVVAGIVTKEWVGSPTKAKTSLYLGLASMIIGVVVIALGNGM